ACCAGGCGTCCCGACTCCAGCTTGTCGCTGAGCACGCGCTTGACGGCGCCCCGGCGCTTCTTCTTGGGAAAGGCCTGGGCGTAGCTGCGCGGCGTGGGTCCGTGGACGGTTCCGCCGCTGCGCCAAAGGGGCGTACGGATGGAGCCCACGCGGGCCCGTCCGGTGCCTTTCTGACGCCACAGCTTGCGGCCGCTGCCGCGCACCCGTCCGCGCGTCTTGGTGGAGTGGGTGCCCTTGCGCTGGGCGGCCATGTAGGCCTGCACCGCCTCCCAAACCAGCGTGTCGCTGGCCTGGTATTGGAAGACGGCCGGATCCAGATCGAGCTTCTCCACCACCTTGTTCTTCAGATTCTTGACCTCGACTTGAGCCATTGTCCTCAGTCCTATTTAGAGCGGTTGACGAACAGGTATCCGCCCTTGCTGCCCGGGACGGCGCCCTTGACCAGCAGCAGGTTGTTTTCGGAATCGACTTTAATCACGCGCAGGCGCCGGATCT
The window above is part of the Acidobacteriota bacterium genome. Proteins encoded here:
- the rplD gene encoding 50S ribosomal protein L4, whose amino-acid sequence is MAQVEVKNLKNKVVEKLDLDPAVFQYQASDTLVWEAVQAYMAAQRKGTHSTKTRGRVRGSGRKLWRQKGTGRARVGSIRTPLWRSGGTVHGPTPRSYAQAFPKKKRRGAVKRVLSDKLESGRLVVIDDLALDSPRTKDFLQALKALDLGNKVLVVDERDNRNLYLGSRNLPQVKMVTTLGVNVYDLLDHETLLISKRSLLALQDLLLGKRTEAAAETAEEGESQ